TGGTGTTGCGGGCTTATCGTCGCGCGAAACGCGGAATTCCATGGTTGCATCGAGCCTTTGCTCGTCTGTCGCAGGGCGCGCGATACTCTTCGGGGCAATGGGCTCAGCCGTAACCGTCACACGCCCTCTTTCTGCCGCATGTGTGAGGACGAGCGTGCCGCGCCAAACCAGCATGGCCAATCCACGATTTGTATCGATGCACAACGTATCGCAACGCAGCCTCACGTCCTGCGATTCTCCCCCAGGCCGCTGCAACGTCGCGTGCGGAACGGTTTTCGCGAGTCGGGTTTCCAACCGAGGAAACACCGAATGCAATTGGTCGAGCACGATGCGCTCGTCGCCCGCAAGCTCCCCGAGCTGCTGATCTGCCGGAGCCACATTGAAGCAGGCCCCGTCAATGTCACCAGGCAATGGGCGCTTTTGCCACGCGTGAG
This window of the Polyangiaceae bacterium genome carries:
- a CDS encoding DUF2169 domain-containing protein yields the protein MPGDIDGACFNVAPADQQLGELAGDERIVLDQLHSVFPRLETRLAKTVPHATLQRPGGESQDVRLRCDTLCIDTNRGLAMLVWRGTLVLTHAAERGRVTVTAEPIAPKSIARPATDEQRLDATMEFRVSRDDKPATPFVAGRSSVTSTAENPRRGMTIYIRQSRYGTRVSRRF